In a genomic window of Theropithecus gelada isolate Dixy chromosome 15, Tgel_1.0, whole genome shotgun sequence:
- the CAMSAP1 gene encoding calmodulin-regulated spectrin-associated protein 1 isoform X3, producing MADSLYNIRLLREFSNEYLNKCFYLTLEDMLYAPLVLKPNVMVFIAELFWWFENVKPDFVQPRDVQELKDAKTVLHQKSSRPPVPISNATKRSFLGSPAAGTSADLQPPAQLPADGCHRHYLHPEEPEYLGKGTAAFSPSHPLLPLRQKQQKSIQGEDIPDQRHRSNSLTRVDGQPRGAAIAWPEKKTRPASQPTPFALHHAASCEVDPSSGDSVSLARSISKDSLASNIVNLTPQNQPHPTAVKTHGKSLLNNVSIEDEEEELVAIVRADVAPQQADLEFPRASPRASGLIASARSPQGQLDTSESKPDSFFLEPLMPAVLKPAKEKQVITKEDERGEGRPRSIASRRPSEGPQPLVRRKVTGSRDLNRTFTPIPCSEFPMGIDPTETGPQSVETVGEVCGGPLALGGFDPFPLGPSTDGFFLHVDRADEDTEGRLYVSCSKSPNSHDSEPWTLLRQDSDSDVVDIEEAEHDFLGEAHPVVLSRYIGEEESAKLQEDMKVKEHEDKDDASGRSSPCLSTASQMSSVSVASGSVKMTSFAERKLQRLNSCETKSSTSSSQKTTPDASESCPAPLTTWRQKREQSPGRHGRDPASLLASELVQLHMQLEEKRRAIEAQKKKMEALSARQRLKLGKAAFLHVVKKGKAEAALPLRPEHFSKEYSQHNGEDCGDGVSKTEDFLVKEEQREELLQEPQDVDKESLAFAQQHKAKDPVALHELERNKVISAALLEDTVGEVVDVNECDLSIEKLNETISTLQQAILKISQQQEQLLLKSPTVPVPGSKSNSQDHKVKAPVHFVEPLSPTGVAGHRKAPRLGQGRNSRSGRPAELKVPKDRPQGSSRSKTPTPSVETLPHLRPFPASSHPRTPTDPGLDGALEPSSDPHGKCLFDSYRLHDESNQRTLTLSSSKDTNILSEQMSLKEVLDASVKETGPSSSDVSGKESIPVEEPLRSRASLIEVDLSDLKAPDEDGELASLDGSADLISEGDQKPGVGFFFKDEQKAEDELAKKRAAFLLKQQRKAEEARVRKQQLEAEVELKRDEARRKAEEDRVRKEEEKARRELIKQEYLRRKQQQILEEQGLGKPKSKPKKPRPKSVHREESCSDSGTKCSSTPDNLSRTQSGSSLSLASAATTEPESVHSGGTPSQRVESMEALPILSRNPSRSTDRDWETASAASSLASVAEYTGPKLFKEPSSKSNKPIIHNAISHCCLAGKVNEPHKNSILEELEKCDANHYIILFRDAGCQFRALYCYYPDTEEIYKLTGTGPKNITKKMIDKLYKYSSDRKQFNLIPAKTMSVSVDALTIHNHLWQPKRPAVPKKGQTRK from the exons ctaaaacagtgttacaCCAGAAAAGCAGCCGGCCTCCTGTACCTATCTCCAATGCGACCAAACGCAGTTTCCTAGGCAGCCCTGCTGCAGGGACCTCGGCTGACCTGCAGCCCCCCGCGCAGCTGCCGGCGGACGGCTGTCACAGGCACTACCTGCACCCTGAAGAACCTGAATACCT TGGGAAAGGAACTGCTGCCTTCAGCCCATCTCATCCTTTATTGCCACTGCGACAGAAACAGCAGAAATCCATACAGGGAGAGGACATCCCCG ATCAGCGACATCGATCGAATTCTTTGACCCGAGTTGATGGTCAGCCTCGAGGAGCAGCAATAGCAtggccagaaaaaaaaaccag GCCTGCGTCCCAGCCGACACCTTTTGCTCTCCATCACGCTGCGAGTTGTGAAGTGGATCCCAGCTCTGGTGACAGCGTCAGCTTGGCCCGCTCCATCAGCAAAGACAGCTTGGCATCCAATATTGTTAATCTGACCCCGCAGAACCAGCCACACCCCACGGCCGTGAAGACCCATGGGAAGAGCCTCCTGAACAATGTCAGTAttgaggatgaggaagaggagctTGTGGCTATCGTTAGAGCAGATGTGGCTCCCCAGCAGGCTGACCTGGAGTTCCCCAGGGCCTCACCCCGGGCCTCAGGCCTTATAGCAAGTGCCCGGTCTCCCCAAGGACAACTGGACACCTCAGAAAGTAAGCCTGACAGTTTTTTCTTGGAGCCTTTGATGCCAGCGGTGCTTAAGCCAGCGAAGGAGAAGCAGGTGATCACCAAGGAGGATGAACGGGGGGAAGGGAGACCCAGGAGCATTGCGTCCAGGAGGCCCAGCGAGGGCCCCCAGCCTTTGGTACGAAGGAAAGTGACTGGTAGCCGTGACTTGAATAGGACTTTTACCCCAATTCCATGCTCAGAATTTCCCATGGGCATCGACCCCACCGAGACAGGACCGCAGTCAGTGGAGACCGTGGGAGAGGTGTGTGGGGGGCCTCTGGCCCTTGGCGGATTCGATCCGTTCCCCCTGGGACCATCCACAGATGGCTTCTTCCTTCATGTAGACAGGGctgatgaggacactgagggAAGGTTGTATGTTAGTTGTTCAAAAAGCCCCAACTCCCACGATTCAGAGCCGTGGACTCTCCTCAGGCAGGATTCTGACTCGGATGTGGTGGACATAGAGGAAGCCGAGCATGATTTCCTGGGTGAGGCCCATCCTGTGGTTCTCAGCAGATACATCGGGGAGGAAGAGTCGGCTAAACTGCAGGAGGACATGAAGGTGAAGGAACATGAAGACAAAGATGACGCCAGTGGCCGCTCGAGCCCCTGCCTGAGCACAGCGTCTCAGATGAGCAGCGTCTCTGTGGCGAGTGGGAGTGTGAAGATGACCAGCTTTGCAGAGAGGAAGCTCCAGAGACTCAACAGCTGCGAGACCAAGTCCAGCACCAGCAGCTCCCAAAAGACCACACCAGATGCGTCCGAGAGCTGCCCGGCCCCTCTGACGACATGGAGGCAGAAAAGGGAGCAGAGCCCGGGCCGGCACGGCAGGGACCCCGCCAGCCTCTTGGCGTCTGAGCTGGTACAGCTGCACATGCAGCTGGAGGAGAAGCGCAGGGCCATCGAGGCCCAGAAGAAGAAGATGGAGGCGCTGTCGGCAAGGCAGCGCCTGAAGCTCGGCAAGGCTGCGTTCCTGCATGTGGTGAAGAAGGGCAAGGCCGAGGCTGCCCTGCCCCTCAGGCCGGAGCACTTTTCAAAGGAGTACTCTCAGCACAACGGGGAGGACTGTGGGGATGGCGTTTCCAAAACTGAAGACTTCCtcgtgaaggaggagcaaagagaGGAGCTCCTTCAGGAGCCTCAGGATGTGGACAAAGAGAGCCTGGCCTTTGCTCAGCAACATAAAGCCAAAGACCCTGTGGCTCTGCACGAGCTGGAGAGAAATAAGGTGATCTCCGCCGCCCTCCTGGAGGACACCGTTGGGGAGGTGGTTGACGTGAACGAATGCGACCTTTCCATCGAGAAGCTCAACGAAACCATCAGTACGCTGCAGCAGGCCATCCTGAAAATCTCTCAGCAGCAGGAGCAGCTTCTCCTGAAGTCTCCCACAGTCCCAGTGCCGGGCTCTAAGAGTAACTCGCAGGACCACAAAGTGAAGGCGCCAGTCCACTTCGTGGAGCCACTCTCTCCTACGGGCGTGGCTGGCCACCGCAAAGCCCCCCGGCTGGGTCAGGGCCGGAATTCCCGTTCCGGAAGGCCGGCGGAGCTGAAGGTCCCAAAAGACAGGCCACAGGGCTCCTCCCGAAGTAAAACCCCAACGCCCAGTGTAGAGACGCTCCCGCACTTGAGACCCTTCCCTGCCAGCAGCCACCCTCGGACGCCCACGGACCCTGGCCTGGACGGTGCCCTGGAGCCCAGCAGTGACCCACATGGGAAGTGTCTCTTCGATAGTTACAGGCTCCACGATGAAAGCAACCAGCGGACACTTACTCTCTCCTCTTCCAAAGACACCAACATTCTTTCGGAGCAGATGAGCCTCAAAGAAGTTCTGGATGCAAGTGTGAAGGAGACGGGGCCCAGCTCCTCAGATGTCTCGGGAAAAGAGAGCATCCCCGTGGAGGAGCCTCTGAGGAGCAGGGCCAGCCTCATTGAAGTGGACCTCTCTGACCTGAAGGCCCCCGACGAGGACGGGGAGCTGGCAAGCCTCGACGGCTCGGCGGACCTCATCAGCGAAGGCGACCAGAAGCCGGGGGTCGGCTTCTTCTTCAAG GACGAACAGAAAGCTGAAGATGAGCTCGCCAAGAAGCGGGCGGCCTTCCTCCTGAAGCAGCAGCGCAAGGCCGAGGAGGCCCGTGTGCGCAAGCAGCAGCTGGAAGCAGAGGTGGAGCTCAAGCGTGATGAAGCCCG GCGCAAAGCTGAGGAAGACCGGGTccggaaggaggaggagaaggcgcGGCGCGAGCTCATCAAGCAGGAGTACCTGCGGAGGAAGCAGCAGCAGATCCTAGAGGAGCAGGGGCTCGGCAAGCCCAAGTCAAAGCCGAAGAAGCCGCGGCCGAAGTCGGTGCACCGGGAAGAGTCGTGCAGCGACTCCGGCACCAAGTGCTCCTCCACCC CTGATAACTTGAGCCGGACTCAGTCAGGCTCCAGCCTGTCCTTGGCCTCTGCGGCAACGACAGAACCCGAGAGCGTTCATTCTGGGGGCACACCCTCTCAGCG AGTGGAATCGATGGAAGCCCTGCCCATACTGAGCCGTAACCCGAGCAGGAGCACAGACCGAGACTGGGAGACTGCATCGGCAGCGTCTTCCTTGGCCTCGGTGGCTGAGTACACAG GTCCCAAGCTCTTTAAGGAGCCCAGTAGCAAATCAAACAAGCCGATTATTCACAATGCCATATCCCATTGCTGCCTGGCTGGAAAAGTGAATGAACCCCACAAGAATTCCATATTGGAG GAGCTGGAGAAGTGTGACGCCAATCACTACATCATACTGTTTCGTGATGCTGGCTGCCAGTTCAGGGCACTTTACTGCTACTATCCTGACACTGAGGAAATCTACAAACTCACTGGCACGGGGCCAAAGAACATCACCAAGAAAATGATCGACAAGCTGTATAAATACAGCTCAGACCGAAAACAGTTTAACTTGATCCCAGCCAAAACCATGTCTGTCAGTGTGGATGCACTCACAATCCACAACCACCTGTGGCAGCCCAAGCGGCCCGCAGTGCCAAAGAAGGGCCAGACTCGTAAATGA